One Acropora palmata chromosome 2, jaAcrPala1.3, whole genome shotgun sequence genomic window carries:
- the LOC141874263 gene encoding putative protein 2, with product MYNTESTMVLLNVSFIVAISSLVFLVAFSEAQYDDVRCKCICPKEGNKTAKVSNVFIRAVDAKDCNCEHIVQREEQFCLRCMCKYEARNTSLIKVVIIFILVVIGILCLYLVFLFIDSKRRPVELSITADEQQERFRLRSMRTFDQKMAKWKRTVTEQRRTIYDARTMLN from the exons ATGTATAACACGGAATCAACTATGGTGTTGTTGAACGTCAGTTTTATCGTTGCAATTTCCTCGTTAGTTTTCTTAGTGGCCTTTTCTGAA GCTCAGTATGATGATGTAAGATGTAAATGTATTTGTCCCAAGGAAGGAAACAAAACAGCCAaagtttcaaatgtttttatcAGGGCTGTTGATGCCAAGGACTG TAACTGTGAACATATTGTGCAAAGAGAAGAGCAGTTCTGCTTAAGATGTATGTGCAAGTATGAAGCCAGGAACACAAGCCTAATAAAG gTTGTCATTATCTTCATTCTAGTGGTCATTGGAATTCTCTGCTTGTATCtggtgtttttgttcattgatTCGAAACGGAGGCCTGTTGAGTTGAGCATAACTGCAGATGAG cAACAAGAAAGATTTCGTTTAAGAAGCATGAGAACGTTCGACCAGAAGATGGCTAAGTGGAAAAGAACAGTTACAGAACAAAGGAGAACGATCTACGACGCAAGAACCATGCTAAATTAG
- the LOC141874112 gene encoding serine/threonine-protein kinase 33-like: MSYPRRDGGAGGRTIPHTRIEDERQIEEIYEFGEVLGRGSFGVVKEATNKISGRKWAIKAVNKEKAGTSAVKLLEREVLIMKKIDHQHLVHLEEIYETSKRMYLVMELCDAGGVEKLLEQKKRFSEKETWTVIKQLAHAVAYLHDSDIVHRDLKLENILLSHPVANELFNIKLTDFGLSYVRGGVGSDSMMQSVCGTPIYMAPEVITDLGYSQQCDIWSLGVIMYTLLTGRPPFVAETEEKLYELIKKGEVDFSDPCWQSCPDSAKNLLLGMLKVDPAHRRTAKEILNHPWITGDSEASETSNVLELMKMYREELRQGSDHQDDQEANNNMDTAVEDGLVTSPEASCGTQKENSEKKQSNSAKSGATPKKSTPSSNRKSVQSSQVSRKGSSTNQIGPSSPGSRESHSPSRSRDSSSGSAKSVPGYMQATRSSSISKGSGTPKNKKVSDKKR; encoded by the exons ATGTCATACCCTCGCCGAGATGGTGGGGCCGGTGGAAGGACAATCCCCCATACACGGATTGAAGACGAAAGGCAGATTGAAGAGATTTACGAGTTTGGAGAAGTACTTGGAAGAGGGAGCTTTGGTGTTGTTAAGGAGGCTACCAACAAAATAAGCGGGCGAAAGTGGGCCATTAAGGctgtaaataaagaaaaa GCTGGTACTTCTGCGGTTAAACTTTTAGAGAGAGAGGTCCTTATTATGAAGAAAATTGATCACCAGCATCTTGTTCATTTAGAggaaatatatgaaacatcaaag CGCATGTATCTAGTTATGGAATTATGTGATGCTGGTGGTGTAGAAAAACTTCTAGAGCAAAAGAAGAGGTTTTCAGAAAAG GAAACATGGACTGTTATAAAACAGTTGGCCCATGCAGTCGCTTACCTCCATGACTCTG ATATCGTTCACAGGGACTTAAAACTAGAAAATATTCTTCTCAGCCATCCAGTAGCCAACGAGTTGTTTAATATCAAG CTTACAGACTTTGGCCTTTCTTATGTACGTGGTGGTGTTGGCAGTGACTCTATGATGCAAAGTGTTTGTGGTACTCCAATTTATATGG CTCCGGAGGTTATAACTGACCTTGGCTACAGTCAGCAGTGTGATATTTGGAGTTTAGGTGTAATAATGTATACACT tTTAACTGGAAGACCACCATTTGTAGCAGAAACAGAAGAAAAGCTCTATGAATTGATCAAAAAAGGCGAAGTGGACTTTTCTGATCCTTGTTGGCAGTCATGCCCAGATTCAG CGAAAAACCTCCTTCTTGGAATGCTTAAAGTTGATCCAGCCCACAGACGTACTGCCAAAGAAATTCTCAATCACCCTTGGATAACA GGTGATTCAGAGGCTTCTGAAACTTCTAATGTCCTTGAATTAATGAAAATGTACAGAGAAGAGCTCAGGCAG GGGTCAGACCACCAAGACGACCAAGAGGCCAATAATAATATGGATACCGCTGTGGAAGATGGATTGGTGACGTCTCCAGAAGCCTCTTGTGGAACTCAGAAAGAG AACAGTGAGAAAAAGCAGAGCAACTCTGCAAAATCCGGTGCCACACCGAAGAAGTCCACTCCATCAAGTAACAGAAAATCTGTTCAG TCTAGTCAAGTGTCCCGCAAAGGAagttcgaccaatcaaattggaCCTTCTTCCCCTGGATCGAGAGAGTCTCACAGCCCCTCTAGGTCACGTGACTCATCATCCGGTAGTGCCAAGTCGGTCCCAGGCTACATGCAAGCCACCAGGAGTTCCTCAATATCGAAGGGGTCTGGAACTcccaagaacaaaaaagtttcTGATAAGAAGAGATAA